The stretch of DNA TCTCACCatatattagataaaaaaaaaaaacattgggAGGTAATTTACTGGTGGGAGAACGACTTGGCTGGTCCAACGCCGATGTGGTGCACCAGGACCAGGTTCAGACAGTAGAGTGGAAAACTGTAGTGAAGTGTAACTTTCAGAACTCTTACCTGCTTTTAAGAGACAAGACACCATGGATTTGAACATAACTTATTACTCTCTTCTGCCACGCACAAGTTGCGATGTGGACTTTCTAATAAACACCTTGTAAAGGGGaacaaaaatatcttaaatcttcgaaaaatattagatttttaagAACAATAATGATAGCAAATTCTAATGATTTTCATACTAGGTAGCAAATTGTGATTGGAATGTCTTCTtttcttatataatttgatgtatAGATTGTGCGTAGATTGTTCTCTTGTAATTTAGTTAGGCCTCTTTGTTTGGAGAGTAGTCCCAATTATCTGAACTAGTtttgataagaaaaaattacaagAGAACATAAAGTATTTGATTAGCACTCTTTACTATAGGATAATATATTTAGTTAGTTTTAGTCGATTACCATCCTAATAATTTATGTAAATTATTAGCTAAAAACTTGACCTAAAATAAGATATACAGTAAGAATAAAGTATAAACGGAATAACTTATGAGTGCGCTATTTACTGAGCCAAAGCTACTGTTTCAATTCTACAGCAAATTTGTTGGTGTTATATCCTCCTAAAAATTTCTTAATAAAGATTCACGGTCTCAAtatgaactctctctctctctctctctctctctctctctctctctcaaatcaTTTTGGGATCACCTTGGTTTACATCACTTTCACTTCATTAGTACcagaacctctctctctctctctctctcaaatcaTTTTGTGATTATCACTGTTTACATCACTTTCACTCCATTAGCACGTACCATaattagaaaaaacaaaatattaaatatgcgggacaaattattattatatgacaAATATTGTACCTTCGGTAATTCTACTGTTAATCCAATGATTCAATAACGATTAATTAGGTCTGACAAGATTCATTAAATGTGATCAATGTACAATCAAAACAATTATATCACTAACATCATTTTAGACAAAAACAACCGGTAAGCCGTTGATGATCATTCTTCGTCTGTCACctttcttttgattcttttcCGATCACCCGCAGTAggagaagaagttggaggaaAATATACGACACGCCGCCTATGGTGGCATATTGAAGCTTCGAGCTCCCTTCGACGTCCGGGAAATCGCCGTCGACGCACCGGTTGAATCCCCCGGCCAACCACCCCAAGTTCTCGTACCCTCCCTCGTGCAGCAACCGCACCGCCATCAGCGACCTGAACCCAAGTCCTATATTATTAACTCGAGCCTGAGTCTAACCCAAATTAGTTCGGACTTTAATAAAGCATTCCATGTTATCTTTTTGGTTCCAGAAttgatatatttacaaatataaatatacgcGGCTCACAAATTGTCTATTTGTATttcaaaatctttttaaaagGAGTGGATAGAACATCTGAATAGTTCTATATTAAAGAATATACccacaatatttaaattttttagaaataatttttttttatgtcaaacATTATTTACTTAAATTATGTTAAACTGTTCCTCGACTCGCATGCCCCAACAATGCAAAATGAAACGAGAGTGTTTACCTTTAAAGCCCATTTGTTTCACCTTTGATAATAATTCAGGTTAAATTTGACTTCGAATAAATTAGAattcagataaaaaattaattttctactaCGTGCTGTTTATATCTATAGTTGTAGTATGtagaattgaattttttttaaaaaaattttgctatttatttggtaaaaaataaataacatcaaAACTAAAGATGTGAGATATGGAttaatatgttattttttagattttttgttCTGAAATTGACCCCGGTCTAACgctatttcaaaattaactagataaaacgaaaataaatatttacaatcGCAAACCACATTATCCCTAATCATTTTGGGTGAAACAAAAACGCCCTCTCCCTCCGAAGGAGTAGCTATTTAGcactatattttctttttattgaaaaaaaaaagataattattatgaattttggGTGTTGTAGAGGTGTGAAAGTTGTAATTAATTGTACCTGAGGCCTTCGCCGCACGCGACGAGCAACTTGGTGGCCTTGTCGGGGACTTGCGCctcgacgtcggcgacgaagcGGTGGTTGACGGTGGTGAGGAGCTGGCCCGTCCAGAGGCCGACGTAGCCGAAGTGGACCCACCGCTTGAGGAGCGTCAGGGGCCCGTTGTCGGGGTCGGCCACGAAGAGGGGCACGTGCAGGGACCCGCCCACCCGGGCCTTCTCCCGCTCCCACGCCGGCCGCACGTCCAGCAGCCGGAACCCCCCCTCCCCCCGCAGCATCCCCGCCGCCTCGCTCGGCCTGATGGCCCGCACCGACCCCGACCGGATCAGCTCTCCTGCCCCGCCCGGTCGCTCTTGTTGGGCCCCCAATACGAAGGGTTTGAGGCCGGCGCAGCacgcggaggaggacgacgaggaccAGAGCTGCATCGGCATCGGCATCGGCATCGCCATCGCCATTGCCGGGGGTTTCGTTTATTATCCCCTGCTTTTCTCTCTTATCCACTATCTCTTTTACTTGTACGTCCAACGGAACTTATCTATTTACATTTTGAAAGCAGGCCCCTTTATAGAccttgtatttttttaaaaaagttttttccgCTGTATATTTTTTAGGGTAACCTTCAAAAACCATCACGTggtttcgcgctttctcactttagtatcatatagtttaaagtgtatcactttaataccattttttttttttttttccgtcagCACCTTCATTAActattcattaaattatatataaaaaattttagacgtCTCATCTATAGCTTATCAAATATTCATCttagtattctatagttttaaaaaattttacgttaataccatgtgatttttactttattactaatttgaccaaaaataaataatgaaggAATATCAGAAAGAGAAAAGCAAACCGTAGAATACGAAAATAACATATTTTAAACCagagaatactaaaataaaaaaatgcaaaaccacacgagtgatatttaaagtttttcttattttttatttcagaacCAGCAGCCACTTACATAAAATAGTTAATAATTAGCGGAGTCTGATATTTCAGAATGTGATTTTGAGGTTAACTAAAAGGCGGAACCTTTAAATTAGATTAGAGTTTCTAATTCTATTACGCAAAAGAATCGAACGTAAATTCCCAAGATGGTGCACCGGTTACTGAAAAGCCTCtgcatttttaattattattattattatgtgcaACATGTAACAAAACTCTTACGTCCGTTTATTATACAATCACCAATTCACACATGCATACTATTATCAAGCAACACAATAAAACACCCGTTTGAGATAACAAACTGCGCCAAAACAGATCAAACGAACTCGAACCTCATGAGCAGCTTCACAGATTTGAACCTTATTCCTTCACGGTCGAACAACGGCACGGCGCAGATTCCGGACCTTAACTCGGATACGGGCAAGCAGGACTGCCCGCCAAAGTCGTCCTTCTCGGACATATCGTATTCGTGTACTTCGATTCGAAGCAGAGCTATCTCAGGAACACGTAAGGGGAAAGTGAACTCCTCGTTCCAAACCGGTGTCCAGTTATCCTCGATTGGCTTTGTCTTCTTCATCATGGAATCAGCTGGAACTCCGGCAATCCCTACCTGTTAGATCAATCATTTGGTCACTAATTTGGCCACgtagaataaaaaaattgtctAATTGCACGCAttagttgaaaaaaatatatagtaaaccTAAATTAACCAGATAAATAACGAATAATCGAAAATGTGTGTGAGTGGTAACAGAGAAAATGCAATGACAGAGATTCCGAATAGAACAGCAGATAAGGTTTACACCTTAACATAAAAGTCGGGAGGGGAATAAGCATCAAAATGCGTCTGCTTGAAGTCCATACGCCAACCATCGCCCATATATACTTTGACCTAGAAGAGATGATTTTGATTAAACCAAATCTGAGGTCTATCAAGTTAAATAAAGGAAGTAAAAGGAGATAAATGAAAAATTAGTTCCACTTGAGTAATCCACACCTTCAAGGTTTGCTTCACAGCTAAAGCTTCTTTGGGATCAAAAACCTCATTGTTGGGGCCAGTTTTCAACAAGAAATCAGGTTTCTTCATATAACCACAGCCCCCGTTGGCTTTAAAAAATCCTTGCATTAACCAAAGGGATCTTCCATACCCCTAGAAGATATTAAAGCAAATTCTAAGTGCACTTTAAGGAATAGGTATAAGTACAAGTTCCTCAGATCAGATTGAAATTAAGTTAGAAGGAAGAAATCTAAGGTCGCAGTTCAATTGGTATCTTAAATGAAGAAGCTAACCTGCATGTTGAAGGCAACCATCTGAGCCCCATGCACCCAGCCGATAAATGGATTATAATTAGAGGAAGTGACGCGTGTTCCCTTCGGGTAAATTCTCAGTAGATTTTTCTGAGTGAacctatttaaaacaaaaacgTTGATATATTAAAAACTATCAGAAAATTTTTGAAGGTGGAACAGGAAAGACATGTTCAGCATTCTCAATCAATTAATCCTGAATACCGCAGATAAAGATGATACCGACAATCTAGCAAATAGCTGGTCTAGATTCGTTCAAGGTTCCACAATCAACAAAACAATAAATGCCAACACTAGAGAAGCATTAGTACCGTATGAGGTCAGCACTATGTGCCGCTGCTGCTTTGGCAAGTTGTTGCTCACTCAAACTGAGGCGCCTAACTTTATCGGGATCAACTTTTAGTGCTTCACTCAAGCCACCCTTTGGTTTACCAGCCCTGATAGTGATTAGATGTTTGTATTCTGGTGGTTGCTTTTGTTGCATTTTCTGcgcatcctcatcctcatcctcatcctcatcctcatcttcatcatcatcgtcgtcgtcgaccTCATCTCTACGTTTAGACTAATCAATCAATAGCAACCTACTTGTAAGAACTCAATAATTGGAAAATAATTGAGGGAAAGATCAAGTCCGCTCGAAGCAATATACAACCTTACTATGAGATTCAATTTCAGCCTGAAGATCTGGGACTTCCTTTCCCCATGCAGCTTCCTCTTTTGATTCCTTTCCATTGTGAACTTCAATATTCTTCTCCTTAGAAGTCTTAGCTGCGAGATACTCCTTTGGTGGTTTTGTTGACAAGATGACGTGGTTCATTAGGGCTGCTGGTGAAGGGAACTCTTGAAGAAATTCTGAGTCAGGGTAGTATAGCATGTCGCCAAAGATTTCTATGACCATCTAAATAAGAATTGCAACAGTTACTGATAAAAGACGAATTTGACAGAAGTGATTggtaaaatctacaaaattattttttttcaataaaaagataaaattaccTTGGCAACTTGAGCCTGAAGATCACGAGTAAGGTGGTCTTCCAGAGTTATAATAACAGGATAGGGAGAAGCACAAAAGGCATATTCTTTAATCGAATTTAAACATTTTCTAAGTGGGACTGGAGATGTCAATGTCCTACAAAGTTTCAACATggagaaacaaattaaaatagataaacaataaaaaaacactaaaaaaaaaaatctgcagcTAAATAATGATCTCGCATTCTACTTCAATTGTcaaacaagtgaataaagaaAATTAGCAAGTATGGCACTAAGTGAATCAGCCAAACTGAATATTCTCCATTTCTCTTGTAGCGGAAGGAAGAAAGTATGGGTTGTTAccattatttgttattttaaaaaatgaatcatatatCCAACATTAACTGTCTGTCTAGCTTCTCAACTTCTAAATGATTCATAGATCCAGAAAATGAAAATGTCGACGACACAATGTAACCTGGAAATCTGGCATTTTGCTCACTCTGGTTAGAGGATGAGTAACATTTCACGAGACCATAAGATGGGTGTGCTCATTATGTAACTTGCGAACAACAATTAACTCCACAGGACAATGTAGGATTGGCTCATGAAATTATAATTGGAATTGAACACTACGACATGATACCTTCCGTGGAGAATGTCTACATCGTCTTTTGCAGAATTAGGCCACAAATCCAGTTCAATTACTCTAACACCTCTTTGGAGCGCTTTAATAATTGGGACATCACTGCAATCACTGCTAAGCTGATTCCCAGTTAGGTATGAGTTATGACCTGTATATATGTAATAGTGTGACAACGGCGCGCTCATATCATGATGAACCTGCAGTGAAAGATTTTCCATGATGTGCCACAACAGACAGAACAAACCCATAAAAAACACACTATGAAGCAATGCGCTATAATGTACtataatgcaaaaaataaatctacaggaaaacaaacaaaaatgaaGATGTGTTGTCGCACGAATCACATATACAAATTGAACttaattgaattgaatttaatttggttTATTGAAGAGAAAGAAatctatcttcttcttcttttcttttctttttgcgaGAAACGAAGTGACAGAAAACCTTGAAGACGACAGATCTAATGATTAGTTGTAATCATGAGGATAGTTGGATTTAGGCTCTAAATGACTAGAATTTCAGTTACTGAATTAGCATACTCCTTCGTGCCAAAGTATGTTCTAAGTTCCTGTTTGCGTTAGTTTCTAGCtgttgaaataattttttttaaaaaaaagaactacAGGCAATTTTGAAAGCTTTACGACATCTCCTCAACttctgatttatttatttaaattactttagttagttaagttaaaaattttgtcGAATTTAATGGCTTAATTATCTATTAGCCATTAAGCGTTATAATTTACTTGCTAAGAAGCGATCAAAGGCATTAAATTTGACGGAAATTGCCGAAAACTTTAATAAGGTCCCTAAATTTCCATTTCGCATTACTTAGTTACCGaaacaaagaaataaaacataaccAAATCAACTACAATGCAATGTCCAAATAAGGATCATCTGTAATCTTAATGCGAGGAAGAATCGAGCAGGATGAAGAGCTTAAGAATCGGAAACCTGAGATTTGAGGGGAGGGTTCAGCTCGTCGGAGAAGAGGAAGTGGTGGAAATCCTCGACGGTGAGAACGAGCGGCCGCGCGATCTTGGCGAGGTGGAGGCGGGGCCGGAGTTGCCGGATCCGCTCCATGATCCgctcggcgtcggcgtcggtggCGGCGCCGCCGTGGGCCTCGGCGAGGAACCGCCGGAGCTGGGCGGCGCTCATGGCGGCGCCGCCCTCGGCGTACGCCGCGAACGCCTCCCTCACGTCGCTCGGCGGCTCCGCCTCTCTCCACCGGAACTTCCTCGTGAAGCAAATGCAGTATTTGTAGCTCCCCATCGCCCCCCCTTTTCCTCCTCTGTTCTACGACCTCCTCCGATGCggattttctcttcttttttttttgggctattttttggggattttttgGGAAGGGTTTTGATCGGAGAAAAAGTTGTGCGAGGGATGTTTCATCGAGAGGTTTGGGATAATAAAAACGAAGGGGTCCCACATTATCGACGATGACGTGTCGAAAGGATTTCCTACAAATTCGATGCATAAAGCTGACGtggcttttcttcttctttttttctttattgattTCATCTGCGCGAACTTCACCGAATAGCAACTTGTCACGTAACCCCATGTTGTGACAAAGCATAAGTAGTTGGAGGGaaacgaataaaaaaaaaaaaaaagctcataGAATTTTACTCAATTACGGACTATATTAGATCGATCATTTCATTTGTTCAATTAAATcgatcaataatattttaattttaaattttaaactaattatttatttaataaatttataaattaattataaaaatattatgaaatatagtaGTTAAATCAGTAAAAGTGCTATTGATTGACTcacatcaaacaaattaaaaaattaaataataaaattaaaattttaagaatttaaataacttaattaaaataatttataatttaaataaactttatatatttttgtcggAAAGAAAACAACCTAAAAATCTCTCCTAATAGAAAAGTTGAATCTAAGCTTCACACCATAATAAATGTGGTAGCGGAATCCAATAAATTCTTGTTCAACAATGTTATTGTAAATAAAGATGTTGAGCTAACGactttttatcaaaattttctaaacAATTTGTTATGCAGGTTAAAGAACAAAACTTCTTAAAAGCTAGATGTTACGAATTTACGATTCACCCATTGAGTTCATTTTtaatcattatttatttatatgtgatTATCTAATTGCACCTTACGGGGTTGCAATCGTAATAAGCTGCTACGGAAGTGACTGGAGGGAAAATTAATAAATGCCAGATCGTTGGCTCCTGCCGACATATTGAAGGCTGTGGATAAGATTGGGTCGCAAATTTTCTGCGGTCCTAATTAATATGGCCTTAAAGAGCCTTGTTTTAGAAAACTTAttatattttgatagatttttttttatattttcttataaaGTTCTTATCAAGTTGATAAATATCTGTGCCGCGTAGTATCCCCACATGGGTATGATgtcgacatatatatatacaaataaataaataaatatatatatatatatatatatatatatatatatatatatatatatatatatatatatatatatatatatataatttgactAGGCTACTATCTGTAGTAAATTGCTcaatttactaccgatttatttttgatgatagagcttctaaatctacaatcggcaccgttgaacatgatttagaccatttaaattatctagaaatcaaattttataattttttggtatcactAACTGAACAATTAAAGGGTCACAAaacctataattttaatggctgataTGGTACGTTTGCTCAGTTtactatcatcactttttgaaggatattcatttccagtcattcatttttctgttcacttgatggacaagagaacaatatcgaaaatgtgtgaaatttgatttccagatagtttaaatagtttagatcatgtttaaccgtgccgatcgtcaatttggaaattctatcatcgaaaataaatcgatagtaaaccgagccgtttactactagcaaaactctctctctctctctctctctctctctctctatatatatatatatatatatatatatatatatatagtgaggctactatgctatcggaagcacggaaaccttccgtgcttccagctcgttttcgatgttgcgattttcgaatcgttgatcggttcctttaaacttgatctagaatatttgaagtacttagaaaataaattttatgattttacgatattatttgcctagtgaacgaagaggctcaaaatcaatggctgaaaataaaaatcttacaaaatgtaataatatgacattaaaattttaaatcaaaaatattgatcttgttttatatagtataaagaattttctataaaaatttcatgtgatttggatatttctacaccgttaaacttgtaaacggctcactactgtcatttaaattttttgattttgagcccattcgatcactaggcaaatgatatcgaaaaataataaaatttattttctaggtactccaaatactctagatcaagtttaacggagccgatcgacgattcgaaagtcgtaacatcaaaaacgagctggccgatagcatagtagcctcacactctctctctctctctctctctctctctctctctctctctctctctctctatatatatatatatatatatatatatatatatatatatataattgagctagaatacttttacaagtattacccccatgatgctattaggtttttagccattggatctactccttgattactaatagtccttggatcaaatcctattccacctaccatcatctaccaccatcatctcaacctcacatctctccatccaatagataaaaacacaaaaacaccacttatataatatttttacaagtattttagctcaactctatatatataagtatatatttgtattattgAATGAGGGTGACGGTCATGTTGTGTTGGTAAATACGTTTCtatacattaaaataaatagtgttaatttatatttatataaagtaactatttttttaaaNgtattttagctcaactctatatatataagtatatatttgtattattgAATGAGGGTGACGGTCATGTTGTGTTGGTAAATACGTTTCtatacattaaaataaatagtgttaatttatatttatataaagtaactatttttttaaataaatttaatttattagacAACTGATGCATAATGGTGCGTTGATAGATACgattttataaatctaaataactatgttaaattatatggaTATATGAAACGGTCGTGATTCGAAttcagaattttttatttttatattaaattaaataatataaaataattatttttaaaaaaaattaaattattaaaaaataatatttttaatatttatattcaacaactAGTTAATACTTCCCACCTTACGGTAATACTCatacaaaaaattattcttGTTTTATGATTAAAAAAACAGTCAGATCCATAGTGATTCATTTTCTATTCTACTGTACTTTCAATTCagcaattcaaaataaattttttaaaaaaaaatgtaatgatatttttaaacgTATCATATTATATGGTGGCTTTGTTATTTTCCTGTAGCCAAATTTGTAGTAAGCATTATGGTACCAAAATGCACTGAACGCGCTTGATACAACGAAATTTGGTCGGCTCTGCATCCACGTGCACCGCCGACTAAAAAGTTTTTATTACTACTAAGTACTAACCCAGGGAATAGCTAATTCCGCGCGCTAATCTCAAAGTCCACGCGTTCTACAGTTCTACTCCTCCTAAACCCAATCCGAACCTCCCGTTATTCTCTCGCTCGCTCGCACTTATTCCGCATCCTACCCGCTTATCCGCGGTCCCGGAATAAACTTATCCTAGTCGGTGGAGCGATCTTacgcgtatatatatatatatatatatatatatatatatacgaatcTCAAAGCACTCTCCACGTTCCacctttgtctctctctcttattccaATTCCCAACTCCCAAATGTCCCACTCCCTCTCCAACGTCGCCTACAGGTATGAAACTCTCGATTCGCCTTCAAATTCCGAACTAATTTGGTCGATTTAGGGGTTAAAAATCGTACCTATTGGATCCAATGCAGCTGCGGATCGTGCGGATTCGACCTGTGTTTGAGCTCCTCGGATCGGAACACGGCGAGCATCGGATCGGCGAAGTATGGGAGGGCGATGAGGAAGGGGATCGTCGCCTTCTCCGCCATTAACGAGAGCAGGTTCGCGCGCGCGGAGGGGATCCGGTGCCGACCCTACTTCGAATCGAAGGGCTCGTGGGGGTTGTTCAGGCGGAGGACCGAGCTCCGGTGCCGCAAATGCGGGAGCTCGATCGGGTGCGCGTACGCGACGTTAGGGTGTGGATCGGAGAAGGGTGCGGTGTACTACATTAAGATCGGCGCGTTGCGACCTTCGTGTGGCGAAGACGACGATGGCGGATTCCTTGGTTCGCGTGATGCGAGGTAAGGTTTAAGGGAAAGCTTATGGTGGGGGGGAATAGTCCCGTGAATGTAAAttgtaaagattttttttttttttttttgactgtgGAGAATTATTCCGTGCTTTGTTTGTAATTTTGTAGTCGAAAGTTCATGTACAAATGTTTGTTTCCAGCGTATCGTCGGTGTTCTCTCCTGCAAGTTATGTAATCGAATGCTAATCCATGATGTCGGAGATAAAGTCTCTTCTTGCTCGTTTACTAGTAAAGCGTTTGAGGCCCAGCTCCGTGATGTTGATCCATGGTGTCGAAGATCAAGTCCCTATTTGTGCGTTTACTAGTGAAGCGTTCGAGGCGCAGCTAAGTAGGGGCAAAAAATGATTCTTAATCCTGAACtggaaaatataaatatttgaattaTAAGTTGCTGACTCGAAGGCGTTGTGATCTGTGACGGCGAATGCAGTAAAAGATACCTTAGTCTGTTTCCTTGCACCACAGGGAGAGCCCAAGAAGTTCATCACTTCATCATACTGGCGcctcttttttgaaaaaagaccTGGTAATCCGCCGTCGTGTGTTTGAGATGCAAAGACGATTCTACTTGGTACAATTGTCATCTCGAACagttaactataaaatttacacttgaAGAAATGGTTATTAAGAATTTGCAGGTAAAACAGCTAATGATAGCTTATTTACAAGAACATATGAAAAAAGAATGGACACAGATGATTGGCTTCGCCATGCTTGTCACAAAGAAATTATCTACTCCTTGGCAGTTTCTTTGGAAGTGGTCGCTTTGCAGATTGGGCATAGATTCTTCACCCGCAACCATTTCCTGATGCAAGTAGCATGGAAATCATGCCCACAGTTTAATCTCCCCACATGATCTCCATTCCCATATTCCTCCTGCCATGACAATTTGGGAGGGAAGAAAAGGATTCATGAAAAAATGGAGACAATATTGAGCTTTGATATAAAGAAATCAAAAGCATttggcaatatatatatatatatatatagagagagagagagagagagagagagagaagggctactatactcttttaTGAATATAGAGCCATTCGTACTCGTAAATTGCTTTCGATGTtggggcttccgaatcaacgatccataccgttaaacatgatctagagtatttcaaacttctagaaaataaatttcgtaattttttgaaattattataaagtccatcaagcagaTATAAactgaatggtcaaaatcgaacaacgtcctaaaaatggatgatcggatccttcaatttaagatcggggttattgatctttatctaggtagtgaatagaattttctatcaaaaattcaagctattccgattcttttacaccgttaaactagcaagtatcacataccggccgttaaaaattgttaattttgtgagcttttgatcataaggtaaattatgtcgaaaaattataaaaattgatttctagaagttttaaatgctctagataatgtttaacggtatggatcgtcgattcggaagctctatcatcgaaaacgacttatgagtacaaggatgatcgtactcataaaagtatagtagcctgacactctctctctctctctctctctatatatatatatagagagagagagagtcagactactatactattatgagtatagagctcttcttattcataaattattttcgataattgagctttcaaatcgacgatccactcctttaaatatgatctagagtatttgaaacttctaaaagataaatttcgtaatttttcaaaatcataataaagtccattatGCAGGCATacaatgaatggtcaaaatcgaacgacgtcctaaaaataaatgatcagatccttcaatttaagatcggagt from Ananas comosus cultivar F153 linkage group 18, ASM154086v1, whole genome shotgun sequence encodes:
- the LOC109724120 gene encoding rhodanese-like domain-containing protein 10, with the protein product MAMAMPMPMPMQLWSSSSSSACCAGLKPFVLGAQQERPGGAGELIRSGSVRAIRPSEAAGMLRGEGGFRLLDVRPAWEREKARVGGSLHVPLFVADPDNGPLTLLKRWVHFGYVGLWTGQLLTTVNHRFVADVEAQVPDKATKLLVACGEGLRSLMAVRLLHEGGYENLGWLAGGFNRCVDGDFPDVEGSSKLQYATIGGVSYIFLQLLLLLRVIGKESKER
- the LOC109724119 gene encoding phosphoinositide phospholipase C 2-like, translated to MGSYKYCICFTRKFRWREAEPPSDVREAFAAYAEGGAAMSAAQLRRFLAEAHGGAATDADAERIMERIRQLRPRLHLAKIARPLVLTVEDFHHFLFSDELNPPLKSQVHHDMSAPLSHYYIYTGHNSYLTGNQLSSDCSDVPIIKALQRGVRVIELDLWPNSAKDDVDILHGRTLTSPVPLRKCLNSIKEYAFCASPYPVIITLEDHLTRDLQAQVAKMVIEIFGDMLYYPDSEFLQEFPSPAALMNHVILSTKPPKEYLAAKTSKEKNIEVHNGKESKEEAAWGKEVPDLQAEIESHSKSKRRDEVDDDDDDEDEDEDEDEDEDAQKMQQKQPPEYKHLITIRAGKPKGGLSEALKVDPDKVRRLSLSEQQLAKAAAAHSADLIRFTQKNLLRIYPKGTRVTSSNYNPFIGWVHGAQMVAFNMQGYGRSLWLMQGFFKANGGCGYMKKPDFLLKTGPNNEVFDPKEALAVKQTLKVKVYMGDGWRMDFKQTHFDAYSPPDFYVKVGIAGVPADSMMKKTKPIEDNWTPVWNEEFTFPLRVPEIALLRIEVHEYDMSEKDDFGGQSCLPVSELRSGICAVPLFDREGIRFKSVKLLMRFEFV
- the LOC109724015 gene encoding uncharacterized protein At4g08330, chloroplastic-like — encoded protein: MSHSLSNVAYSCGSCGFDLCLSSSDRNTASIGSAKYGRAMRKGIVAFSAINESRFARAEGIRCRPYFESKGSWGLFRRRTELRCRKCGSSIGCAYATLGCGSEKGAVYYIKIGALRPSCGEDDDGGFLGSRDAR